From a region of the Triticum aestivum cultivar Chinese Spring chromosome 7D, IWGSC CS RefSeq v2.1, whole genome shotgun sequence genome:
- the LOC123171388 gene encoding hydroquinone glucosyltransferase-like, with protein MSMAMSSLLHAQAAPALLPLPPPSRDEWDRPELARTTTCECRDLPEPVLLAGCVPLHDADLLEPLQNRSDPVYQLMIDLGRNYLLAEGFIVNTMDALEHETLVAYKELSNKGVYPPAYAVGPFTRRWCPDSDEVNHSCLRWLDNQPDGSVLYVSFGSGGTLSTAQTAEQRMNAVMLSSDRVGLALWERPPLGKDGVVVPREEVAALVRELMEGEKGAAARKKAGHLRDEAEIASAPGGPQDRALAVVAGMVSLHRKSRAV; from the exons aTGTCCATGGCCATGTCGAGCTTGCTCCACGCCCAGGCTGCCCCAGCCctgctccccctccccccaccctctcgGGACGAGTGGGACC GACCAGAGCTCGCGAGGACCACCACTTGCGAGTGCCGCGACCTCCCGGAGCCCGTGCTGCTCGCGGGGTGCGTGCCGCTACACGACGCCGATCTCCTCGAGCCCCTCCAGAACCGTTCTGACCCCGTGTACCAGCTCATGATCGACCTCGGGCGCAACTACCTCCTCGCGGAAGGTTTCATCGTCAACACCATGGACGCGTTGGAGCACGAGACGCTGGTGGCATACAAAGAGCTTTCTAACAAGGGCGTGTACCCACCGGCATACGCTGTGGGTCCATTCACCCGGCGGTGGTGCCCCGACTCCGATGAGGTCAATCACAGCTGCTTACGGTGGCTGGACAACCAGCCGGACGGCTCGGTCTTGTACGTGTCCTTCGGCAGCGGCGGCACGCTGTCCACGGCGCAGACGGCCGAGCAGAGGATGAACGCGGTGATGCTGTCGTCGGATCGGGTGGGCCTGGCGTTATGGGAGAGGCCTCCCCTCGGTAAGGACGGAGTGGTTGTCCCTCGGGAGGAGGTAGCGGCGCTGGTCAGAGAGCTTATGGAAGGGGAGAAGGGCGCCGCGGCGCGGAAAAAGGCCGGTCACCTCCGGGATGAGGCCGAGATTGCTTCGGCGCCGGGTGGGCCTCAGGATCGAGCTCTCGCGGTAGTGGCTGGCATGGTTTCCTTGCATCGGAAGAGCCGCGCTGTGTAA